The DNA window CGTTATCATTCACTGTGCTGCCAACCCATCCTTCTGGGACAAATACGAAGCTCTAAAGGCCGACAATCTGGACTCAACAAAGTAGCTCGTCAAATTCGTTGTTTCCTCGGATAGAGCCATTCCTTTGAACTTTCTGTCTTCTGGCGTTAATCTTATATGTATACCTCGGGACTTACGACTCGGAAACCCTCAAACAATAAACTGTCTTCTGGCGCTGTCGCAAAGTACAACAACGGACTAAGGCCTCCGGCGGATGGTGGTGACGGCTATGTGGCTACTAAATGGGCGTCGGAGGCTTTCCTGAAACAAGCTGTTGACTCAATCGGTCTTTCTgttttcaaccaccatccTGTGGGATGCGAGTCAGTGAAGCAATCAGAAGAAGAAAACATATCCATTGTCAATGAGTTTATGCAAATCGTCAAATCGCTCGGATGTCGACCGTCTTTCGAAGGAGTGGGCGGCTTTGCGGATGTCATGCTCGTCAGTGAAGTCGTTGGAGCTACTTTCAATTCTCAGACTGGAAAGGGACTTTGTATTTTAGAACACAAAGCACATCAGCGGGCTTATGTGGAATCGTTCGCTACAGTGGTCGAGTCTGATGATAGCTTGAGCAAGCTACCCAGTATCCCCATCTTGGAATGGTTTCGAAGGGCGAAGATGGCAGggttttcttattttttgGCGTCGCAGGATCTCGTTCTAGAATCACAGCTATTTTCAAGGCGGTGATGATTTAATGTGGTATGGTGGAAGTAGCACCTAGATCAATACTGAGGACTATAAATCCTATAAAATATAACCAGAACTGTGCTTTAAATAAGTGTTCTAATAGTCGCCGTGAAATAAAAACATTTGCATTCATCTCGTCAACCTTTATCCATCTCATCCTGCAGAGTTACCTCCATCAATACCAACATCCCTTTTAAACGCCTCTAACCAATCCTTATTCTCAGCAATAGTCTGATTAAACGGATCATCACTTAGAACGTTAGCCACACACCCCACGAAGAAAGATACCAAACTTACTCATTATAACTAATCCACCTCGCATAATGTTGAATCTCTTCATCTGAAGGTACTCTGCTCGCTGGATTATGAGGCGACATGATCGCAGCCACCCACCTCCTCAACTCCTGCGTAAACCATCTCCAATAATTATGATCATTTAGAAAAGCAGTACTCGTCTTGAGAACCAAAGATCTAGCTGCCAGGATGTGAGGATCTGGTCGTAAAGGCGTGTTACATATCTCTGAAGCATCGATTGTGGTGGAATGTCGTTGTTTAAATGCTGCGAGCCAATATTCGTCATCTGCAGCTGTATGGTTCAAAAGGGAATCCGTTCCGTGAACTATAACCCTCGCTTGATGACGAAGCTCTTCTTCTGTGGGCTCCAAACCTATGACACGTTGCATGCTGAGATATGAACCCAACTCTTGCTCTAAACGCGTGTAATCTTGGATCATGGCATTTAGGTTGAGACATTCCGAAAGGCCGATCAACTCGATACCTGTTCGTTGACGAAACGGAAGTAGCCAATCGCCTGGTGAGTGGATGACTCTTATAAACCAGTTGGCGATAAAGTCGGATGGTGTTGCAGAGACTTCTTCGAGACGTCCTACAATCATACAGCACTCTTCTCTCAACTCgtcatctcttatgctcaACCCCAAGAGCTGTTTAGCTTGTACGAATTCCTGGAGTTGTGTTTCGAAAGGACAGCCTTCGAAAATGTTGTTCTTACCGCTGATTTCCATTGATGATAGGCGGCTTTCTGCGTTGGTCCGCATAGGTCCGAATTGTGCTTGTTGAGAGATTTCCGCGCTGGAAAAAACTAGATCTCGTAGCCAGGAGCAACATACCAAACCTCCGGAAGAAGGTTCTGAAGCAAAAAGGATTCGACACGCCTCGAGTTGCATTTCGTCGGTTGTTGGCATCCTTGCGTGTTGATAGAAATGATTCTGCATGAAATATGCCAGTTCCAATTTAAGTAACTCGTACGCTGTCCGTGGTGTTTCGACAAGTGCTCTACTCCCttcaaaaggaaaaggactATTTCTCTCCGTCTCAATAAAATCTGCTTTGTTAGAAACATGACACAAAATGTAGATTTTACTCACAAGGAGGTATCGAGTTTtcgacaagctcaagaaTATGCGGTTCAAATCCCCAATCACCCTTCCAATCAGCCATAGTCTTGCCAGCTTTGAAATGGTCCGCTAGATGATGAACTCTATCACTCCAATTCTCCATTACGAGGTTACAAAAGCCGCATCGTGATTGAATTGCTGGTGGAGGTGCTTTCCACTGCCTCATAGGCCACTCTGCGAATTTGGCATTGTGAACAAGTTTTAAATGCTGATTTAGATGGTCTTTTCGGTTAAACGTGCGTTCTTGAACTGGTCGATTCTTGCATGCCGAGTAGTTATGACCCTCAATGTGAGTATCGTCTGGATCAACGTGTCCACAAAATACACATCGTGTTTCAGAACTGTCAGCTTTTTGCCCACGTGGTCCTTCGGGACTGCAAACCCATCGCTCGAGTGGTAAGTGTAGCGAGTTTTCGTGTCGTTGCCAGTCGTGCTTTGCTCGGAATGTCTCTGTGCAAAATGTGCATTGGAATGCTTTGTGTGTTGTTGCCAAGGATCTTCGTTCTTCTTTGTATGCTCGTCTTCTGCGCCGGGATGATCCGCGACTAAAAAGACCGTTGAGACCAAAAGAGGTTTGACTAGTATGAGAGTGAACAGAACTTATGGAACTGGACCGTGATGTTCCGGCACTTCTGACTGAAGGTGTGCGGGAGAGTCTTGTATATGGACTCGTCGAGCCTATTTTGTTAGTGGATATTAGGTGTTTGGTGATGGACATACCTGATGACGGTTTCACTGAAGCTACAGCTCTTGCAATGGCTGTCACGGCAGCAGGTTCATCTTCAGGCGGTGAGTCGACCCATCTCTGGAGGGGATCCATGTCTGACGTGTTTCTGACAGCAGGTGTACCGGGTCTGGGCGGTATGTCCATTGCTTTTGTGCTATGTCCTGGAGATGAAGCACTAGATGGAATCTTTCCTCTGCGACGGGCATTGGCTAACCAATTGGATATTTGAGTCTTTGTAAGACCTGTCTCTTCTTGTAACATTTTTCGATCTGGTTCTCTCGGGTATGGATGGCTTTGATGTGTAGCAAGCCAATTTTTTAAAATGCGAACTGATTCTCTTGTGAAACGACCCCCGACCTTTGCTGGagttggttgtggttgtggttctGGTTGATATAGTTGAGTATATCCTGGAGTGGGATTGCCAGGGTTGAGTTGTTGTGTATTGAAATTGGGCGTCACATTTTGAAAAGGCGGTGCAGAGTCAGAGACATAAGGAGTCAAGTCGTCACTGATGAAACCATCGAGAAGATCGACGTCTGTAAAGACGGGTTGATTGTTATAAGCCATGATGCGGGTGTCACGGGTTTGATGATAGAGATATGCAATGTAATGTAAGTTTAATGCAGGTGGAAAGAAATGgaaagttgatttgatggAGTAGTCATCAAGTAGCGACGGGATATGATTGGTTGAGACTAGACTAAAAACCTCGTCATCGCGCCCTATTGATGGGGCGTCATGTGagctgttctgttctgttctgttcaaGAGGGGGCCTCTTTATTTGAAGTTTGTGTCTCTTTGAGAGGACTTGGTTTTGGGTTGATGGCATCGTGTAACTGAGAAATCATGACAGACACGGGTCTCTTGTTTATGTAGATATCGTCAAACTGTTTGAGAACAGCTGGGTGAGGTTTGAGATAGTTTCTCGCTTCCCAAAGGTACTTTTCAGCCTTTTCAGGATCTGAAGTGTTTTGAAGCATGAGAGAGACGAGTTCTTCATGTTTCTGCTTGTCGTCGTCTTTGAGGTTTTCCTGTTGCGAGTTAAGTtagtcatcatcatcatcatgatcaGTTATTATAGTGTAGGTATAAAAAAACAAACCTTGATGTCAAACATGAGATTCATGGTGGGTTCGATAACTGTAGACTTGAAATCTACATCTGGATGTTCTTGTTGGATTTTTCTCGTACGAGCTTCGAATTCGGCAATAGACTGCTCGCGAGTCTTTTCTGCTGGTTTTTGGACGTTCATTTTTGTTTAACTTGAAAGATTTGTAAGTGAGGATGGATGCACGGTTGAAGGCTCTTCAATGTGATGTAACTTGTCCCCTCTTGATTGAACCAACCAATAGCAATAAAGAGATTTCGCTTGGATGATCATCATCTACATAACTGCATAAAATGCAAGCAGAGAGATGTAATGCGATAAAATCATAAGTAGATGTTTATAGTCtatctatttacttaagGCATCCA is part of the Fusarium poae strain DAOMC 252244 chromosome 4, whole genome shotgun sequence genome and encodes:
- the FSA1 gene encoding Hybrid PKS-NRPS synthetase fsa1, with product MYTSGLTTRKPSNNKLSSGAVAKYNNGLRPPADGGDGYVATKWASEAFLKQAVDSIGLSVFNHHPVGCESVKQSEEENISIVNEFMQIVKSLGCRPSFEGVGGFADVMLVSEVVGATFNSQTGKGLCILEHKAHQRAYVESFATVVESDDSLSKLPSIPILEWFRRAKMAGFSYFLASQDLVLESQLFSRR